Proteins encoded within one genomic window of Gloeobacter kilaueensis JS1:
- a CDS encoding RES family NAD+ phosphorylase, translating into MSENSSITARRYTGLCWRILAPKWSYDPLSGAGAARFGGRWNPQGVPALYTSEQIDTAFAEYQQDLLVRPGTFCAYRLDLEGIVDFCDPAVREAAEITEATLLSPWKEIWLVQRRRPPTWEATQKLLQFGFSGVRVPSARQQGGVNLVLWHWNNTPVRTVEVLDPRADLPRDQRSWNS; encoded by the coding sequence ATGAGTGAGAACAGCAGCATCACTGCCCGGCGCTACACGGGCCTCTGCTGGCGGATTTTAGCGCCGAAATGGTCCTATGATCCTCTAAGCGGGGCTGGTGCAGCGCGCTTCGGTGGCCGGTGGAATCCCCAGGGTGTACCAGCTCTGTACACGTCGGAGCAGATCGACACCGCCTTTGCTGAGTACCAGCAGGATCTTCTGGTGCGACCGGGCACCTTCTGCGCTTACCGCCTCGATTTGGAGGGCATCGTCGATTTTTGTGACCCTGCTGTCCGGGAGGCTGCCGAAATCACCGAAGCAACACTTTTGAGTCCCTGGAAGGAGATCTGGCTTGTGCAGCGGCGCAGACCGCCAACCTGGGAAGCGACCCAGAAGCTGCTGCAATTCGGCTTTAGCGGTGTTCGCGTACCATCTGCCAGACAGCAAGGCGGCGTCAATCTCGTACTCTGGCACTGGAACAACACTCCAGTTCGCACAGTTGAAGTACTGGATCCGAGGGCGGATTTGCCCCGTGACCAGCGCTCCTGGAATAGTTGA
- the glpX gene encoding class II fructose-bisphosphatase produces the protein MEKTLGLEIIEVVEQAAIASARLMGKGLKNEADGVAVKAMRDRMNEIYMRGRIVIGEGERDDAPMLYIGEQVGICTREDAAQLCSLDELIEIDIAVDPCEGTNLVAEGRAGSMAVLAISEKGGLLGAPDLYMKKLAAPPQAKGKVHIDYSATKNLQIIAECLDRSVEELVVIVMKRDRHKDLIREIRETGARVRFIDDGDISAALSAGINGTGVHALMGIGAAPEGVISAAALRCLGAHFQGQLIYDPEVVQTGLLKGTKAEIEEQLKAQGVEQPDKVWEADELASGKNVLFAAAGITDGDFIKGVRFFNGGARTETMVISSQSNTVRFVDTVHILDSSKHADLVI, from the coding sequence ATGGAGAAAACGCTGGGGCTGGAGATTATCGAGGTAGTCGAGCAGGCGGCGATCGCCTCGGCCCGGCTGATGGGCAAGGGCTTGAAAAATGAAGCGGACGGCGTCGCTGTCAAGGCGATGCGCGACCGGATGAACGAAATTTATATGCGTGGCCGGATCGTGATCGGCGAAGGCGAGCGCGACGACGCGCCGATGCTCTATATCGGCGAGCAGGTGGGCATCTGCACGCGCGAGGACGCCGCCCAGCTGTGCAGCCTCGATGAACTCATCGAGATCGACATCGCCGTCGATCCCTGCGAAGGTACCAATCTGGTCGCCGAAGGCCGGGCCGGATCGATGGCGGTGCTCGCCATCTCCGAGAAGGGCGGCCTGCTCGGTGCGCCCGATCTGTATATGAAAAAATTGGCCGCTCCGCCCCAGGCCAAAGGCAAGGTCCACATCGACTATTCGGCCACCAAAAATCTGCAAATCATTGCCGAGTGCCTCGATCGCAGCGTCGAAGAGCTGGTGGTGATCGTTATGAAGCGCGACCGCCACAAAGATCTCATCCGCGAAATTCGCGAGACCGGAGCGCGGGTGCGCTTTATCGACGACGGCGACATCTCCGCCGCCCTCTCCGCCGGGATCAACGGCACCGGCGTCCACGCACTGATGGGTATCGGAGCCGCACCTGAGGGAGTGATCTCCGCCGCCGCCCTGCGCTGCCTGGGTGCCCACTTTCAGGGACAGCTCATCTACGATCCGGAGGTCGTCCAGACGGGTTTACTCAAGGGCACCAAAGCCGAGATCGAAGAGCAGCTCAAGGCTCAGGGCGTCGAGCAGCCCGACAAAGTCTGGGAAGCCGACGAACTCGCCTCCGGCAAGAACGTGCTCTTTGCTGCCGCCGGCATCACCGACGGCGACTTTATCAAGGGCGTGCGCTTCTTCAATGGCGGGGCGCGCACCGAGACGATGGTCATCTCCAGCCAGTCCAATACGGTCCGCTTCGTGGACACGGTTCATATCCTCGATTCGAGCAAGCACGCCGATCTGGTGATCTAG
- a CDS encoding Uma2 family endonuclease yields MIASVHERLFSVREFRQMVEAGMFGPEENVELLEGRIVVIPPQGPLHASTVRRLMRLLLSLGLPIEQLFDEKPILLGHGGQPVPDIALVEVNPQDPEYRYEHPTARQVRLAIEVADSTAAFDLGEKARACARGGLREYWVVDLPHNRIVQHTEASENSYLLVISHPAGSGIQLQLPDGVHLDIDALFAQA; encoded by the coding sequence GTGATTGCCTCCGTCCACGAGCGCCTCTTCTCGGTGCGTGAGTTCCGCCAGATGGTGGAAGCAGGCATGTTCGGCCCAGAAGAAAATGTCGAACTTTTAGAAGGCCGCATCGTCGTCATCCCTCCCCAGGGTCCGCTTCACGCTTCGACGGTGCGTCGGCTGATGCGCCTGTTGCTCTCTTTGGGGCTGCCCATCGAGCAACTGTTCGACGAAAAGCCCATCTTACTCGGCCACGGCGGACAACCGGTTCCCGATATTGCCCTCGTCGAAGTGAACCCTCAAGATCCGGAGTACCGCTACGAACATCCCACCGCCCGGCAGGTGCGTCTGGCGATCGAGGTGGCCGATTCTACCGCCGCCTTCGATCTCGGTGAAAAAGCCCGCGCCTGTGCCAGAGGCGGCCTGCGGGAGTACTGGGTAGTGGACCTGCCGCACAATCGCATCGTTCAGCACACTGAAGCGTCTGAGAACAGCTATCTGTTGGTCATCTCCCACCCGGCAGGCTCCGGCATCCAGCTACAACTACCTGACGGGGTGCATCTCGATATTGATGCCCTCTTTGCCCAGGCTTGA